The DNA window CTTGACAAGCCTTTGCATCTCGGGCAACAGAATCAGTGGATTAATACCCTTGGAAATCAGTCAATTGCCAAAGTTACAAAAATTGATATCTCTTCTAACAATCTGGAGGGAAAAATCCCAAGAGAGTTTGGTAAATTATCAAACATATTTCACTTGAATATGAGCAACAATCATCTCACAGGAATTATACCATCAGAATTTGGTGATCTATCTTTATTAGAAATTCTGGATCTATCAAACAATTATTTGACAGGAAAAATACCAATACACTTGGGGAATTGTCTTAAattgaactcactcaagttgaGCCGTAATGAACTAAATGGAGCCATCCCATTTCAACTTGGTAATTTGAACTTACATGACATTCTGGACTTGAGTCACAATTTACTCATGGGTGAAATACCACAACAACTAAGCAAGTTGTTAgagttacaagagttgaatttATCACATAATGAGTTGGTCGGTCACATTCCATCTTCTTTCCAATCAATGGCAAGCTTAACATCATTGGATTTATCTTATAATTCCCTGGAAGGTCCAGTTCCAGAGAATCATTTCTTTCAAGTAGCTCCCCTTGAGTGGTTTACCCACAATAAAGGTTTATGTGGTCAAGTACATGGTTTacctccatgtcatcaattcCAGTTAGTAAATACAGGTGATGTAGAAAAACATCACAAAATCATTATCTTGATTGTTCTTTTGGTATTTGGCTacttatttttgataattggaGTATTCGCATTACTTTATTATAAGAGAAAGAAATCCAATACAAATGACACAAGGGAAGAATTTGATgaacatttcttcttcatttgggGAGTCAATCATGGAAAGGAAGCCTACAAGGAGATTGCTAGGGCGACAGAAAATTTTAATGAGAGGTATCAAATCGGTAGTGGATCTTGTAGCATCATCTATAAAGCAACAATATCATCAGGAGTGACACTTGCtatcaagaaaattcaaaaagaagaagagccCCAAGTATATGAGCAAGCCtttcaaaatgaaatacaagcatTGACTGAAATTCGACACCGGAATATTGTGAGGTTCTATGGTTTCTACTCTACTGATAAATTCAATCTTCTTATATATGAGTATATGGAGAGAGGATGTTTGGGTGCCACTCTCAAGTCTGAACGTGGAGCAGTGGAGTTGGATTGGACTAAGAGAGTTGGCATTGTACGAGATATTGCTCAAGCTTTATCTTACTTGCATCATGGTTGTGCTCCACCGATCGTTCATCGAGACATAACTAGCAACAATATTCTTTTGGATGAAGAGTACAGGGCTTGTATTTCAGACTTTAGTATTTCTCGACTGCTAAAACCTAATTCATCACATTGGAGTTTGCTTGCGGGCACGTATGGATACATGGCACCAGGTATGTATATATCTCATAATCATTTTGTTGCTCCTTCTATTCAGACTCTcttgtaattaaattaatttgttaggTTTATCAACcttgaaaatgaacaatgatgaAGTGAATTTGAACTACCACTAAACTTTACTTGATTTGTATTGTGTAGAGCTTGCCCATGTAATGAGAATGACCAAAAAATGTGACGTTTATAGTTTTGGGATAGTAGCACTTGAAGTGGTACATGGATCACATCCTGGGGATCTCCTAAGCAACTTATCATTGAGTATGCTAGTGAAAGAAATGCTAGATCCACGTCTTTCCCTTCATATTGCTGATCAAGTGACCATAAACCAAGTGCTTTTAGTGATTGTAATAGCAATGCAGTCCATTAATAACGATCCACAAGTTCGCCCTACAATGCAACAAGTATCTCAAAGgttgtcttctccaaagttATTGCCAACATCTGACAACCACTCTTTTCGAGCACTTACACTTGATCACCTCATAAACATTGTACAAGTGGATATTGATGATCAAGCGCATGAATAATGGGAACTCAGGTACAATTAAGTCTCTTTCCGCTAAGGTTCTTTAGttagatgcatatatatatatatatatatatatatatatatatatatatatatatatatatatatatatatatatccttgctTAATATCTAATATTACTAGCACcgttcatttatatatatttctaattgtTTAATTGAAATAGTTGCAAATATTTCAATATCTAGTTGAACTTTAGCCATGCTTatcactaaaagaaaaaaagtgctTATATTTTAATCAACCTTTTGCATTTGTCACGAGAGAAAATTTTCTCATGCAAATCACATCGGCCAAACTAAATGAGCTTGAATGGCATTATATAGACCTACTTTTCCAATATAAATTTGTCTTGTCTAAGTGTATAATAAGATGAgaactaatattat is part of the Dioscorea cayenensis subsp. rotundata cultivar TDr96_F1 unplaced genomic scaffold, TDr96_F1_v2_PseudoChromosome.rev07_lg8_w22 25.fasta BLBR01001589.1, whole genome shotgun sequence genome and encodes:
- the LOC120256727 gene encoding MDIS1-interacting receptor like kinase 2-like; translation: MPQLDKPLHLGQQNQWINTLGNQSIAKVTKIDISSNNLEGKIPREFGKLSNIFHLNMSNNHLTGIIPSEFGDLSLLEILDLSNNYLTGKIPIHLGNCLKLNSLKLSRNELNGAIPFQLGNLNLHDILDLSHNLLMGEIPQQLSKLLELQELNLSHNELVGHIPSSFQSMASLTSLDLSYNSLEGPVPENHFFQVAPLEWFTHNKGLCGQVHGLPPCHQFQLVNTGDVEKHHKIIILIVLLVFGYLFLIIGVFALLYYKRKKSNTNDTREEFDEHFFFIWGVNHGKEAYKEIARATENFNERYQIGSGSCSIIYKATISSGVTLAIKKIQKEEEPQVYEQAFQNEIQALTEIRHRNIVRFYGFYSTDKFNLLIYEYMERGCLGATLKSERGAVELDWTKRVGIVRDIAQALSYLHHGCAPPIVHRDITSNNILLDEEYRACISDFSISRLLKPNSSHWSLLAGTYGYMAPELAHVMRMTKKCDVYSFGIVALEVVHGSHPGDLLSNLSLSMLVKEMLDPRLSLHIADQVTINQVLLVIVIAMQSINNDPQVRPTMQQVSQRLSSPKLLPTSDNHSFRALTLDHLINIVQVDIDDQAHE